A genomic segment from Tuwongella immobilis encodes:
- a CDS encoding FG-GAP repeat domain-containing protein — protein sequence MSKNRPLVAPLSRMLEQLEGRIVPAIVSTIRETTGLNAVEIQATVDAFRNDLGTLNPNAPGSFGSGRREINWDGVPAGSSDPNNLAADFFNSKSPRGVVFDTLGSGFQVSGNVADVGAGNERFGLTNATYPTAFGTFSAEKLFIAVGSNITDVEFFLPGSNTPAAVSGFGAVFTDVDLTGSTRLDFFDENGMLTFSREVLTTPSDASLSFLGVSFTDGLISRVRITAGNAALGAAANDITQGGTADLVTIDDLIYGEPVLAAPTILAPVQRIREATGAAVVNIQAAVDAFRADLGTLNANEAKSFGTGRREINWDGVPAGSSEPNNLASNFFNSNSPRGVVFSTPGSAFQVSGSVADVGAGNERFGLTNANYPFGFSAFSEEKIFTAVGSNITDVQFFVPGTTRPALVNGFGAVFTDVDQFGTTSLEFFDAAGTLIFSRTVAATPGDGSLSFLGVTFTQALISRVRITSGNGALGVGVDDLTFGGMADLVALDDFFYGEPIPQIPTIVSGNTDGIAQVFLPDPVTGTFSNLFDATVSPFGVVGVNVRSATGDVDGDGIADLILISGPGIPIRFSVISGLDNTTVLVPPTAPFAGSEDFAGGGFVTVGDLNGDGIAEIAVTPDQGGGPRVTIFSRDPVSKALFVSANFFGIDDPTFRGGARAALGDFNNDGFLDLVVGAGFLGGPRVAIFNGITLLGTPTRLVGDFFAFPGPDALTLRNGVFVSSGDMNGDGFDDLIFAGGPGGAPRIFILSGALVSAGNTVEAQNNSVANFFVANNSTDRGGVRVAATDADGDNLADLIAASGEGNPASLRIYLGKNFTANTEPTIFQDLPVLLGATLSGGVFVG from the coding sequence ATGTCGAAGAATCGCCCCTTAGTTGCACCGCTGTCACGCATGCTGGAACAGTTGGAAGGCCGGATTGTCCCGGCGATCGTCTCCACAATCCGTGAGACGACTGGGCTGAACGCGGTGGAGATTCAGGCTACCGTGGATGCATTCCGGAATGATCTGGGCACGCTCAACCCGAATGCGCCGGGATCGTTCGGCAGCGGTCGCCGGGAAATCAACTGGGACGGCGTGCCTGCGGGAAGTTCGGACCCGAACAATCTGGCGGCGGATTTCTTCAACAGCAAATCGCCGCGTGGCGTCGTGTTCGATACGCTCGGAAGTGGGTTCCAGGTGAGTGGGAATGTGGCGGATGTCGGAGCGGGGAACGAGCGGTTCGGCCTGACGAATGCGACCTATCCGACGGCATTTGGCACGTTCAGTGCCGAGAAATTGTTCATTGCCGTGGGCAGTAACATCACCGATGTGGAATTCTTTTTGCCCGGCAGCAATACCCCAGCGGCGGTGAGCGGCTTCGGGGCCGTGTTTACGGATGTCGATCTCACGGGTTCGACTCGGCTGGACTTCTTCGATGAAAACGGGATGTTGACCTTCAGTCGCGAAGTGTTGACAACTCCCAGTGATGCGTCGCTGTCGTTTTTGGGTGTGAGCTTCACGGATGGGCTGATTTCCCGCGTGCGGATCACCGCTGGCAACGCCGCGTTGGGAGCAGCGGCCAACGATATTACGCAAGGTGGAACGGCTGATCTGGTGACGATTGATGATCTGATTTATGGCGAACCCGTGTTGGCCGCCCCGACGATCCTTGCGCCGGTGCAACGCATTCGAGAAGCGACCGGGGCCGCTGTGGTGAATATCCAGGCAGCCGTCGATGCCTTTCGGGCGGATCTGGGCACGCTGAATGCAAACGAAGCGAAATCGTTCGGAACTGGCCGCCGGGAAATCAACTGGGATGGCGTGCCTGCGGGCAGTTCGGAGCCGAACAATCTGGCATCGAACTTTTTCAACAGCAATTCGCCGCGGGGCGTCGTGTTTTCCACGCCCGGTAGCGCCTTCCAGGTCAGCGGGAGCGTCGCGGATGTCGGAGCAGGGAACGAGCGGTTCGGCCTGACGAATGCCAACTATCCCTTCGGATTTTCCGCGTTCAGCGAAGAGAAAATTTTCACCGCCGTGGGGAGCAACATCACGGATGTGCAATTCTTCGTCCCCGGCACGACGCGGCCCGCATTGGTCAATGGATTCGGCGCGGTGTTTACGGATGTCGATCAATTTGGCACAACGAGCTTGGAGTTTTTCGATGCCGCCGGCACGCTGATCTTCTCGCGCACGGTGGCCGCGACGCCTGGCGATGGCTCGCTGTCGTTCCTGGGCGTGACATTCACGCAGGCGTTAATTTCTCGCGTGCGAATCACTTCGGGCAATGGCGCCTTGGGGGTGGGGGTAGACGATCTGACGTTTGGTGGAATGGCTGATCTCGTTGCACTCGATGACTTCTTCTATGGCGAGCCGATTCCGCAAATTCCGACGATTGTGTCGGGCAACACGGATGGAATTGCTCAGGTCTTTTTGCCGGATCCGGTCACTGGAACATTTTCCAACCTTTTCGATGCCACGGTGTCACCATTTGGTGTGGTGGGTGTCAATGTTCGCTCGGCCACCGGCGATGTGGATGGCGACGGGATTGCCGATCTGATTCTGATTTCCGGGCCGGGGATACCGATTCGCTTTTCAGTGATCAGCGGCTTGGACAACACGACCGTGCTGGTGCCACCGACGGCCCCGTTTGCCGGCAGCGAAGATTTCGCTGGCGGGGGTTTTGTCACCGTCGGCGATCTGAATGGCGACGGCATTGCCGAAATCGCCGTCACACCCGACCAGGGCGGCGGTCCCCGTGTCACGATTTTCAGCCGCGACCCCGTCTCGAAAGCCTTGTTCGTGTCTGCGAATTTCTTCGGAATTGACGATCCGACATTCCGGGGTGGGGCGCGAGCCGCGCTCGGCGATTTCAACAACGATGGATTTTTGGATTTGGTTGTCGGGGCTGGGTTCCTGGGTGGGCCGCGCGTGGCGATTTTCAACGGAATCACACTGCTGGGCACCCCGACGCGATTGGTCGGCGATTTCTTTGCCTTCCCCGGTCCGGATGCGTTGACGCTTCGCAACGGCGTGTTTGTTTCATCTGGCGATATGAATGGCGATGGATTCGATGATCTCATCTTCGCGGGTGGGCCAGGCGGTGCGCCGCGGATCTTCATTTTGAGCGGTGCGCTGGTCTCGGCAGGGAATACCGTCGAGGCACAGAATAACTCGGTGGCGAATTTCTTTGTCGCCAATAATTCGACGGATCGCGGCGGAGTCCGAGTCGCGGCCACCGATGCCGATGGTGACAATCTCGCCGATCTAATTGCCGCCAGCGGTGAAGGCAATCCCGCCAGTTTGCGCATCTACCTCGGGAAGAATTTCACCGCCAACACGGAACCGACCATCTTCCAAGACTTGCCCGTTCTGCTGGGAGCGACCCTCAGCGGTGGCGTTTTTGTTGGCTGA
- a CDS encoding DUF1501 domain-containing protein, which translates to MMMPPSQPTGFPMSRREWLARSGMGMGLLGLAGVMHDSGHLLAAGPAPMAGAPIGNRPLAARKPHFPGKAKRVIHFFLNGGPSHVDTFDPKPMLQKYAGKAVPNTLRTERKTGAAFPSPFKFQKYGQSGIEVSEIFAKTAQHIDDIAVIRSMKVQVPNHEPSLMLMNCGDSVQARPSVGAWVLYGLGTENQNLPGFIAMCPGGHPIKGTENWQNGFLPGAFQGTFIDSKHETINRLIENISPKHTTIPAQRQQLDLLSRFNQTHRQGRTDPRLDARIQSFELAFRMQTEAADAFDINQEPQKVREMYGNGVHARQTLIARRLLERGVRYVQLWHGAGQPWDNHAGIEGAHRNLAREIDQPIAALLTDLKQRGMLEDTLVVWGGEFGRTPTVELGGDGKAQLGRDHNPYGFTVWMAGGGIKGGTVYGATDEFGFAAAENPVSVHDLHATMLHLLGFDHEQLTYRYAGRDFRLTDVHGVVIDDIVA; encoded by the coding sequence ATGATGATGCCACCATCGCAGCCCACAGGGTTCCCGATGAGCCGCCGCGAATGGCTCGCCCGCTCCGGCATGGGGATGGGCTTGCTCGGCCTGGCCGGGGTGATGCACGATTCCGGCCACCTGCTGGCCGCCGGTCCCGCGCCGATGGCCGGTGCGCCGATCGGGAATCGGCCGCTGGCCGCCCGCAAGCCGCATTTTCCGGGCAAAGCCAAGCGCGTCATCCACTTTTTCCTCAATGGCGGTCCCAGCCATGTGGACACGTTCGACCCCAAGCCAATGCTGCAAAAGTATGCGGGCAAAGCGGTTCCGAACACGCTGCGGACCGAACGCAAAACCGGGGCGGCGTTCCCCTCCCCGTTCAAATTCCAAAAATATGGCCAAAGTGGAATCGAAGTCAGCGAGATTTTCGCCAAGACTGCCCAACATATCGACGACATTGCGGTCATTCGCTCGATGAAGGTGCAGGTGCCCAATCATGAGCCGTCGCTGATGCTCATGAATTGCGGCGATTCCGTGCAAGCGCGGCCGAGTGTCGGGGCGTGGGTGCTGTACGGCCTGGGAACGGAAAATCAGAACCTGCCTGGGTTTATCGCCATGTGCCCCGGTGGGCATCCCATCAAAGGGACCGAGAATTGGCAGAACGGCTTTCTGCCGGGCGCATTTCAGGGCACGTTCATCGATAGCAAACACGAGACGATCAATCGATTGATTGAGAATATCTCGCCGAAGCATACAACGATCCCGGCCCAACGGCAGCAACTCGATTTGCTCAGTCGCTTCAATCAGACGCATCGACAAGGCCGGACCGATCCGCGATTGGATGCCCGCATTCAATCGTTTGAACTGGCGTTTCGCATGCAAACCGAAGCGGCAGATGCCTTTGACATCAATCAAGAGCCGCAAAAAGTGCGGGAAATGTACGGCAACGGCGTGCATGCCCGGCAGACACTCATTGCCCGGCGATTGCTCGAACGCGGTGTCCGCTATGTGCAGTTGTGGCACGGCGCGGGACAGCCTTGGGACAATCACGCGGGCATCGAAGGAGCGCACCGCAATCTGGCCCGCGAAATCGATCAGCCGATCGCGGCATTGCTCACCGACTTGAAGCAACGCGGCATGTTGGAAGATACGCTGGTGGTTTGGGGTGGGGAATTTGGCCGCACTCCGACTGTCGAATTGGGCGGCGATGGCAAAGCGCAGTTGGGCCGCGATCACAACCCGTATGGCTTCACGGTGTGGATGGCCGGCGGCGGCATCAAGGGTGGCACGGTCTACGGCGCGACGGACGAATTCGGCTTTGCCGCCGCAGAGAATCCCGTCAGCGTGCATGACCTGCATGCCACCATGTTGCACCTGTTGGGATTCGATCACGAACAACTCACCTATCGCTATGCCGGGCGCGATTTCCGCCTGACCGATGTGCATGGCGTGGTGATTGATGACATTGTGGCGTAA
- a CDS encoding M14 family metallopeptidase, protein MTRTIVRPERLDLDSPGRRDYWVALEHDSIWGDHLIPLTVIVGPHAKDGEGLVSFGSNHGNEYEGPMALKHLLREIRTEDVLGRMILVPVLNPGAFRAGTREATLDDRVNLNRAFVPGAGVTPSLAGITHRIAGFVRSHIWPRVHVVLDLHSGGDVARFALCANFHPVDDPELSRKIEDTARWFGTPFLMVYQNQTPGLLPSEAERLGKITVGTELGWGSAVCTDGVKYGRQGVLAAAINHGQLRGQIERIDFHKSGNQKKVEMVDRECFTVAPFDGHYEPIVDCGNFVKAGTTVGYLHDFDYIDAEPYPAVAGVDGYVLAQTWRAPVMRGQHIVVVARDIG, encoded by the coding sequence GTGACACGCACGATTGTCCGCCCCGAGCGGCTGGATTTGGATTCTCCCGGACGACGCGATTATTGGGTGGCCCTGGAACATGACAGCATTTGGGGCGATCATCTGATTCCGCTGACCGTGATTGTCGGCCCGCATGCCAAAGACGGCGAAGGGCTGGTGAGCTTTGGATCGAATCACGGCAACGAATACGAAGGCCCGATGGCGCTCAAGCACTTGCTGCGGGAAATCCGCACCGAGGACGTGCTGGGCCGCATGATTCTGGTGCCGGTGCTGAATCCGGGAGCGTTCCGGGCCGGCACCCGCGAGGCAACGCTGGACGACCGAGTCAATCTGAATCGGGCATTTGTTCCCGGTGCCGGGGTGACGCCGTCGCTGGCCGGAATCACTCACCGCATCGCCGGATTCGTGCGTTCGCACATTTGGCCGCGGGTGCATGTGGTGCTGGATCTGCACTCCGGCGGCGATGTCGCGCGGTTCGCGTTGTGTGCCAATTTCCACCCGGTGGATGATCCCGAACTGTCCCGAAAAATCGAAGATACCGCCCGCTGGTTCGGCACTCCGTTCTTGATGGTGTACCAAAATCAGACGCCCGGCTTGCTGCCATCCGAAGCGGAACGACTCGGCAAAATCACCGTCGGCACCGAGTTGGGATGGGGCAGCGCGGTCTGCACCGATGGCGTGAAATATGGTCGCCAGGGAGTGCTTGCCGCTGCGATCAATCACGGACAATTACGCGGCCAAATCGAGCGCATCGATTTCCACAAATCGGGCAATCAGAAGAAGGTCGAGATGGTCGACCGCGAATGCTTTACGGTCGCCCCGTTCGATGGCCATTACGAACCAATCGTCGATTGCGGGAACTTTGTGAAGGCCGGCACGACGGTCGGTTATTTGCACGATTTCGACTACATCGATGCGGAACCGTACCCCGCTGTGGCCGGGGTGGATGGCTACGTTCTGGCACAAACGTGGCGCGCGCCGGTGATGCGGGGCCAGCATATTGTGGTGGTGGCGCGGGATATTGGCTGA
- a CDS encoding mandelate racemase/muconate lactonizing enzyme family protein: MKITEVICQILRIESIEAKTASSQDSVLVRIRTDTGLEGIGEADSSPEVVKAIIDAPFSHNIACGLRHLLIGENPLETDRLWQKMYRRTMYFGRSGVTITAMAAIDMALWDLKGKHFGEPIHRLLGGKQHSRLMAYASILFGKNGDETAKIGARWREYGYKAVKFGWEPMGQNEALDIDLVRGARKGVGEDGVVLIDAGCVWDARTALKRANSFEPFNIGWLEEPLHPDDYDGYRWLRDRANVPIAAGEEECGRLAFRPLLDGRCLDIYQVDLARNGFTDGYYIRQRIEDIGARPCNHCYTSPVTVAASLHWLSTCRDAFIFEDCVEDSPLRHELTTEKVQAVDGYITVPDGPGLGVTLNEDFVSHHLVAESR, encoded by the coding sequence ATGAAAATTACCGAAGTGATCTGCCAAATTCTGCGGATCGAATCGATCGAAGCCAAAACCGCCAGCAGCCAAGATTCGGTGCTGGTCCGCATCCGCACCGACACCGGCCTGGAAGGAATCGGGGAAGCCGATTCCTCGCCCGAAGTCGTGAAAGCGATTATTGATGCGCCGTTTAGCCACAACATCGCTTGCGGGCTGCGGCATCTGCTGATCGGCGAAAATCCGCTGGAAACGGATCGCCTGTGGCAGAAAATGTACCGCCGCACCATGTACTTTGGCCGCAGTGGTGTCACCATCACCGCCATGGCCGCCATCGATATGGCGCTGTGGGATCTCAAGGGCAAGCATTTCGGCGAACCCATCCACCGACTGCTCGGGGGCAAGCAGCATTCCCGATTGATGGCCTACGCCTCGATTCTGTTCGGCAAAAACGGCGATGAGACCGCCAAAATCGGTGCCCGATGGCGCGAATACGGCTACAAAGCCGTCAAATTCGGCTGGGAACCCATGGGCCAAAACGAGGCACTCGATATCGACCTGGTGCGTGGTGCCCGCAAAGGTGTCGGCGAGGATGGCGTGGTGCTCATCGATGCGGGCTGCGTCTGGGATGCCCGCACCGCCCTGAAACGTGCCAACTCCTTTGAGCCGTTCAACATCGGCTGGCTCGAAGAACCGCTGCACCCGGATGATTACGATGGCTATCGTTGGCTGCGGGATCGGGCCAATGTCCCCATCGCCGCCGGCGAAGAAGAATGCGGCCGACTCGCATTCCGGCCATTGCTCGACGGTCGATGCCTGGACATCTACCAAGTCGATCTCGCCCGCAACGGCTTCACCGACGGGTATTACATTCGTCAACGCATCGAAGACATCGGCGCTCGCCCCTGCAACCACTGCTACACCAGCCCGGTCACCGTGGCCGCAAGTCTGCACTGGCTCAGCACATGCCGCGATGCCTTCATCTTTGAAGACTGCGTCGAAGATTCCCCACTGCGGCACGAACTGACGACCGAAAAGGTGCAAGCTGTGGATGGCTACATCACCGTCCCGGATGGTCCCGGACTCGGGGTGACGCTCAACGAAGATTTCGTCAGCCACCACTTGGTTGCCGAATCTCGATAA